One Sphingomonas endolithica DNA segment encodes these proteins:
- a CDS encoding radical SAM protein: MPGAQLPLETVRLLLEDAAAAKVPAVRLYGGEPLLHPNVVDMVRISNDLGVGCYMTTNAPILDKKIAALHAAGLRKVTIGYYGQDGAFDDYVQRPGRFARLIESLENTRAMFGPEELDIQMNFLLSRRRQSRRGRRDGRVRAPLPGQHPFRRSALLPALFRRRRGSRVAVPPGGQACGRSRHQPLAQAQDGRSQALHRKRHRDRRLRRLGAQAAGHANPVRRAQIAVGRRRRLGDAVLRHLPARQSAREAAERDPLPGGPPPGRA, from the coding sequence ATGCCGGGCGCACAGCTGCCACTAGAAACCGTCCGCCTGTTGCTGGAAGACGCCGCCGCCGCAAAGGTGCCGGCGGTGCGCCTTTACGGCGGAGAGCCGCTGCTCCACCCCAACGTCGTCGACATGGTCCGGATCTCGAACGATCTCGGCGTTGGCTGCTACATGACCACCAATGCGCCGATCCTCGACAAGAAGATCGCGGCACTCCACGCCGCGGGCCTGCGCAAGGTGACAATCGGCTATTATGGGCAGGATGGCGCGTTCGACGACTACGTGCAGCGCCCCGGCCGCTTCGCGCGGCTGATCGAGAGTCTCGAAAACACCCGCGCGATGTTCGGGCCGGAAGAGCTCGATATCCAGATGAACTTCCTGCTGAGCCGCCGCCGCCAATCTCGCCGCGGTCGACGAGATGGCCGCGTTCGCGCACCGCTTCCAGGCCAGCATCCATTTCGACGTAGTGCATTACTCCCTGCCCTATTTCGACGAAGGCGAGGATCGCGAGTTGCAGTTCCGCCCGGAGGACAAGCCTGCGGTCGATCTCGTCATCAACCACTTGCTCAGGCTCAAGATGGCCGATCCCAAGCTCTTCACCGAAAGCGCCACCGCGATCGCCGCCTTCGCCGACTGGGCGCTCAAGCAGCAGGACATGCGAATCCCGTGCGACGCGCGCAAATTGCTGTGGGTCGGCGCCGACGGCTCGGTGATGCTGTGCTACGTCACCTTCCCGCTCGGCAATCTGCACGAGAAGCGGCTGAGCGAGATCCTCTACCAGGAGGCCCACCACCAGGCCGCGCGTGA
- a CDS encoding glycosyltransferase yields MPEWLASLDAFLLVSDHEGTPAALLEAMACGLPCIATHVGGVPALVQDTALFIPRRAPTAIADAVRHLAANPILRARLASAARRRAALYSTLVQAAAYAQLYRNLVDSRHIATLTPAAPHRRARASHGPFV; encoded by the coding sequence ATGCCAGAATGGCTCGCCAGTCTCGACGCCTTCCTGCTCGTATCCGATCACGAAGGCACCCCGGCCGCGCTGCTGGAGGCGATGGCGTGCGGGCTCCCCTGCATCGCTACCCATGTCGGCGGTGTCCCGGCATTGGTGCAGGACACAGCGTTGTTCATCCCCCGCCGCGCGCCAACGGCAATCGCGGATGCCGTCCGGCACCTTGCTGCCAATCCGATCCTCCGCGCCCGGCTCGCGAGCGCCGCCAGGCGCCGCGCCGCGCTATATTCGACCCTTGTACAGGCCGCCGCCTATGCCCAACTCTATCGCAATCTAGTGGACAGCCGGCACATCGCCACCTTGACGCCCGCCGCCCCGCACCGTAGAGCGCGCGCTTCGCATGGCCCCTTCGTCTAG
- a CDS encoding MDR family MFS transporter yields the protein MNASATTIADSTPPAVRRPFVLAAVMAASFMIAIEATIVSTAMPQIAGQLGNLQLYSWVFSSFLLAQTATTVVFGKLADLYGRRSVLLAGIGIFLIGSVLCGLAWSMPSLIAFRLIQGIGAGAIQPVSITVIGDLYPAHERGRVQGWLASVWGVSSVVGPLAGGLIIQHVSWAWIFWINVPIGLAAAAGFFLFLKETVSTESRSVDVAGAGLFTVAVAALMVALTEAGAGAGSMTLAAGLVFVVAGILFVLQERRARDPMIAFGLWAHRSLAATNAATLFSGMAVIGLTTFLPMYVQAVMGHSPLVAGFMLTAMVLGWPIAATLGARNFARFGLRPILIVGAALLPLGAVAFVILSPTMSPLVAGLGSLVMGFGMGFFSTAAIVLIQDSVGWAERGAATASNLFARNLGSTLGATVLGAVLNLSLARGHAGSLEQVQQLLVAHGPAVDGAASRAALAHGLHLTFWGVFVIAAVTLALSVFVPRVASSRKVAA from the coding sequence GTGAACGCATCTGCCACCACGATTGCCGACTCCACGCCGCCTGCGGTGCGCCGCCCGTTCGTGCTCGCCGCGGTGATGGCGGCATCGTTCATGATCGCGATCGAGGCGACGATCGTGTCGACCGCCATGCCGCAGATCGCCGGGCAGCTCGGCAACCTGCAGCTTTATTCCTGGGTCTTCTCATCCTTCCTGCTGGCGCAAACCGCCACCACCGTGGTGTTCGGCAAGCTGGCCGATCTTTACGGCAGGCGATCGGTGCTGCTGGCGGGCATCGGCATCTTCCTCATCGGTTCGGTGCTGTGCGGGCTGGCCTGGTCGATGCCGTCGCTGATCGCCTTCCGCCTGATCCAGGGGATCGGCGCGGGCGCGATCCAGCCGGTGTCGATCACCGTCATCGGCGACTTGTATCCGGCGCACGAGCGTGGCCGCGTGCAGGGCTGGCTGGCCAGCGTCTGGGGCGTTTCCTCGGTCGTCGGCCCGCTGGCGGGCGGGCTGATCATCCAGCATGTCAGCTGGGCATGGATCTTCTGGATCAACGTGCCGATCGGGCTGGCGGCAGCGGCCGGCTTCTTCCTGTTCCTGAAGGAGACGGTGTCCACCGAATCGCGCAGCGTCGATGTCGCGGGCGCGGGGCTGTTCACGGTCGCGGTCGCCGCACTGATGGTCGCGCTGACCGAGGCGGGCGCCGGGGCCGGGTCGATGACGCTGGCGGCCGGGCTGGTGTTCGTCGTCGCCGGGATATTGTTCGTCCTGCAGGAGCGCCGCGCGCGCGATCCGATGATCGCCTTTGGGCTATGGGCGCACCGTTCACTCGCCGCGACCAATGCGGCGACCTTGTTCAGCGGCATGGCGGTGATCGGGCTCACCACGTTCCTGCCGATGTATGTGCAGGCGGTGATGGGGCATTCGCCGCTGGTCGCTGGGTTCATGTTGACCGCGATGGTGCTCGGCTGGCCGATCGCCGCGACGCTCGGCGCGCGCAACTTCGCCCGCTTCGGCCTGCGCCCGATCCTGATCGTGGGTGCCGCCTTGCTGCCGCTGGGCGCCGTTGCCTTCGTCATCCTGTCGCCGACCATGTCGCCGCTGGTCGCAGGACTGGGCTCGCTGGTGATGGGGTTCGGCATGGGATTCTTCAGCACCGCCGCAATCGTGTTGATCCAGGACAGCGTCGGCTGGGCCGAGCGCGGCGCGGCCACCGCCTCCAACCTGTTCGCACGCAATCTTGGCAGCACATTGGGTGCGACGGTGCTGGGCGCCGTGCTCAACCTCAGCCTGGCACGCGGGCATGCCGGGTCGCTGGAACAGGTGCAGCAATTGCTCGTGGCGCACGGACCCGCAGTGGACGGCGCCGCCAGCCGCGCGGCGCTGGCCCACGGCCTGCACCTCACCTTCTGGGGTGTGTTCGTAATCGCCGCCGTGACGCTGGCGCTATCGGTGTTCGTGCCGCGAGTGGCATCGAGCCGCAAGGTCGCCGCGTAA
- a CDS encoding SDR family NAD(P)-dependent oxidoreductase, with translation MTDHPAIAAGRVAVITGGASGIGLATARRLGAAGMRILLADIAAEQLAVAVVALRSEGIDVTALRTDVSNAGDVLALARAAEALGQVSLLMNNAGREGGGGILAGAAVWKQTLATNLMGAVYGVQAFLPPMQTAAWPCAIINTGSKQGVTLPPGDTAFNVSKAALKALTESLAHDLLATDGRITAHLLIPGFTYTGFTQRRGVAEKPDAAWSAEEVVDFMLPALARGDFYILCPDNDVTREMDLRRIAWAAGDILENRPALSRWHPDHADAFAAHMQGDS, from the coding sequence ATGACTGATCATCCGGCGATCGCCGCCGGTCGCGTTGCCGTGATCACCGGTGGCGCGAGCGGCATCGGCCTTGCCACCGCGCGCCGGCTCGGCGCGGCGGGCATGCGCATCCTGCTCGCCGACATCGCGGCGGAGCAACTCGCCGTGGCGGTGGTCGCCTTGCGCAGCGAGGGCATCGATGTGACGGCACTGCGCACCGATGTCAGCAACGCCGGCGACGTCCTTGCCCTGGCCAGGGCAGCGGAAGCGCTCGGCCAGGTCTCGCTGCTGATGAACAATGCCGGGCGCGAAGGCGGCGGCGGTATCCTTGCGGGGGCGGCGGTCTGGAAACAGACGCTTGCGACCAACCTGATGGGCGCCGTGTACGGCGTGCAAGCCTTCCTGCCGCCGATGCAGACTGCGGCCTGGCCGTGCGCGATCATTAACACGGGCTCCAAACAGGGCGTCACGCTGCCGCCCGGTGACACCGCCTTCAATGTCAGCAAGGCGGCGCTGAAGGCGCTGACCGAAAGCCTGGCGCACGATCTGCTCGCCACCGACGGCCGCATCACCGCGCACCTGCTGATCCCGGGCTTCACCTATACCGGCTTCACCCAGCGTCGCGGCGTTGCCGAAAAGCCCGACGCGGCGTGGAGCGCGGAAGAGGTCGTCGATTTCATGCTGCCCGCTTTGGCGCGCGGTGATTTCTACATCCTGTGCCCGGACAATGACGTCACGCGTGAGATGGACCTGCGGCGGATTGCCTGGGCCGCGGGCGACATCCTCGAAAACCGACCGGCGCTGTCGCGCTGGCACCCCGATCATGCCGACGCCTTTGCCGCGCATATGCAAGGCGATTCCTGA
- a CDS encoding aldo/keto reductase, translated as MTHFAPPGPLGFGGAPLGNMFEVVDEATAEAALTAAWDSDVRYFDTAPHYGSGLSEHRFGNILRRYPREAFVLSTKVGRLLRPDASRPDNGPFVEGLPFRVKSDYSYDATMRSVDDSLQRLGLAQIDIAFVHDLAADHLGDAWEEQFEIARTGAFRALTDLREQGVIKGWGLGVNLTEPCIRTMEQADPDVFLLAGRYSLLNQPALDRMFPMCAERGVHVVVGGPYNSGLLAGGRTFEYAEAPPEMIAKRDRIADICEAHGADIRAAALQFCAAHPVVAAIIPGAKRREKVEENARLMAATVDPAVWQELKSAGLIPADAPTPA; from the coding sequence ATGACCCATTTCGCTCCTCCGGGACCGCTCGGCTTTGGCGGCGCGCCGCTCGGCAACATGTTTGAGGTGGTCGATGAAGCGACCGCCGAGGCGGCGCTGACCGCGGCGTGGGACAGCGATGTGCGCTATTTCGACACCGCGCCGCACTATGGCAGTGGCCTGTCGGAGCATCGCTTCGGCAACATCCTGCGCCGCTACCCGCGCGAAGCGTTCGTGCTGTCGACCAAGGTCGGGCGGCTGTTGCGCCCCGACGCCAGTCGGCCGGACAATGGCCCGTTCGTCGAAGGGCTGCCGTTCCGCGTCAAGAGCGATTATTCCTATGACGCGACGATGCGTTCGGTGGACGACAGCCTTCAGCGGCTCGGTCTCGCGCAGATCGACATTGCCTTCGTTCACGATCTCGCCGCCGATCATCTTGGCGATGCATGGGAGGAGCAGTTCGAGATCGCGCGCACCGGCGCGTTCCGCGCTTTGACGGACCTGCGCGAGCAGGGCGTGATCAAGGGCTGGGGGCTGGGCGTCAACCTGACCGAGCCGTGCATCCGCACGATGGAGCAGGCGGATCCCGACGTGTTCCTGCTTGCCGGTCGATACAGCCTGCTCAACCAGCCGGCGCTCGATCGCATGTTCCCGATGTGCGCTGAGCGCGGCGTGCACGTCGTCGTCGGCGGGCCGTACAATTCGGGGCTACTCGCCGGCGGGCGGACTTTCGAATATGCCGAGGCGCCGCCCGAGATGATCGCCAAGCGCGACCGTATTGCCGACATCTGCGAGGCGCATGGCGCCGACATCCGCGCCGCTGCGCTGCAATTCTGCGCGGCGCACCCCGTGGTCGCGGCGATCATCCCCGGCGCCAAACGCCGCGAGAAGGTGGAGGAGAATGCGCGCCTCATGGCCGCCACCGTCGACCCCGCCGTGTGGCAGGAATTGAAGAGCGCGGGGTTGATCCCCGCCGATGCGCCAACGCCTGCCTGA
- a CDS encoding SDR family oxidoreductase has product MTAGTALVAGAGGIIGDAVVRELKGNDWTVRGLARRPTRGGSIQADLTDAEATAAALRNAKDTTHVFYAALAPDADLATEATRNAAMLGNLLNGLEAAGAPLQRVIIYQGFKIYGIHLGAHVPTPARESDPPHMPPNLYRAQEAELRDRAARSRWDYVALRPDVVVGDIWGNPMNIALVVGAFAEISRTLGVPLRFPGTDRAFKQLVQFTDSGLLARASRWAATSERAGGEAFNVTNGDTFRWERMWDDIARHLGLETAAPVPLKLAKHMADKGPLWRTLAERHGMVQPDYDGLIGWGFGDFIFNTETDVISDVNKIYEHGFTERMNSTASLLTAIDSLKRQHILP; this is encoded by the coding sequence ATGACGGCCGGCACGGCGCTGGTCGCCGGCGCCGGCGGGATCATTGGCGATGCCGTAGTGCGTGAGCTGAAAGGCAACGACTGGACGGTGCGCGGACTCGCGCGCCGTCCGACGCGCGGCGGCTCGATCCAGGCCGACCTGACCGATGCCGAGGCAACGGCCGCGGCGCTCCGCAATGCCAAGGACACGACGCATGTGTTCTACGCGGCGCTGGCACCCGATGCGGATCTCGCCACCGAGGCAACACGCAATGCGGCAATGCTGGGCAATTTGCTGAACGGGCTCGAGGCGGCGGGTGCGCCGCTGCAGCGCGTGATCATCTATCAGGGCTTCAAGATCTACGGCATCCATCTGGGCGCGCATGTGCCGACGCCGGCGCGCGAGAGCGATCCGCCGCACATGCCGCCTAATCTGTATAGGGCGCAGGAGGCGGAACTGCGCGACCGCGCGGCCCGCAGCCGGTGGGATTACGTGGCTCTGCGCCCCGACGTGGTGGTCGGCGATATCTGGGGCAATCCCATGAACATCGCCCTGGTGGTCGGTGCGTTTGCGGAGATCAGCCGGACGCTTGGCGTGCCGTTGCGCTTTCCCGGCACCGACCGGGCGTTCAAGCAGCTCGTGCAGTTCACCGATTCCGGGCTGCTCGCGCGCGCCAGCCGCTGGGCGGCGACGAGCGAGCGGGCAGGGGGCGAGGCGTTCAACGTCACCAATGGCGATACCTTTCGCTGGGAGCGGATGTGGGACGATATCGCCCGTCACCTTGGCCTGGAAACGGCCGCACCGGTGCCGCTGAAGCTCGCCAAGCACATGGCCGACAAGGGGCCGCTATGGCGCACGCTCGCCGAGCGGCACGGGATGGTGCAGCCGGATTATGACGGCCTGATCGGCTGGGGCTTCGGCGATTTCATCTTCAACACCGAGACCGACGTCATTTCCGATGTGAACAAAATCTACGAGCACGGGTTTACCGAGCGCATGAACTCGACCGCGTCGCTGCTGACCGCAATCGACAGCCTGAAGCGCCAGCATATCCTGCCCTGA
- a CDS encoding zinc-dependent alcohol dehydrogenase family protein yields the protein MKTVTLRSPGGLDQLSISDRATPGEPAAGEIRVALHGSSLNYHDLGIVTGNMPSDDGRIPLADGAGVVESVGAGVTEFAVGDMVVSCFFPDWQDGTPTIGDFSRTPGDGIDGFAREQVVLPATAFTHAPKGYDAVEAAAITTAGLTAWRALIVDGKLKAGDTVLLLGTGGVSIWALQIAKLMGATVAITSSSDEKLARAEAMGADFTLNYREDPEWGQKVLDWAGRGVDHVVEVGGPGTLAQSIKAVRVGGHISLIGVLTGASGEVPTAALMSKQARLQGLIVGSRREQQDFVRALETSGIKPVVDRRFPLDQLADAFRMQQGGEHFGKIGIEW from the coding sequence ATGAAAACAGTTACGTTGCGGTCGCCCGGTGGGTTGGACCAGCTATCGATCAGCGACCGCGCGACACCGGGCGAACCGGCCGCGGGCGAGATCCGCGTCGCGCTGCACGGCAGCTCGCTCAACTATCACGATCTCGGCATCGTCACCGGGAACATGCCGAGCGACGACGGCCGCATACCGCTTGCCGATGGTGCCGGCGTGGTCGAGTCGGTCGGGGCGGGTGTCACCGAATTCGCGGTGGGCGACATGGTCGTATCCTGCTTCTTCCCCGATTGGCAGGATGGCACCCCCACGATCGGCGATTTCTCCCGAACGCCGGGCGACGGGATCGATGGCTTTGCGCGCGAACAGGTCGTGCTGCCGGCGACTGCCTTCACGCATGCGCCCAAGGGCTATGACGCGGTCGAGGCGGCGGCGATCACCACCGCAGGATTGACGGCGTGGCGCGCGCTGATCGTCGACGGCAAGCTGAAGGCGGGCGACACCGTGCTGTTGCTGGGCACGGGCGGCGTGTCGATCTGGGCGTTGCAGATCGCCAAGCTGATGGGGGCGACCGTCGCGATCACCTCCTCCTCGGACGAGAAGCTCGCGCGGGCAGAGGCGATGGGCGCCGATTTCACGCTCAACTATCGTGAGGACCCGGAGTGGGGCCAGAAGGTGCTCGACTGGGCCGGGCGCGGCGTCGATCATGTCGTCGAGGTCGGTGGGCCGGGTACGCTGGCGCAGTCGATCAAGGCCGTGCGCGTCGGCGGACATATCTCGCTGATCGGCGTGCTGACGGGTGCCAGCGGCGAGGTGCCGACGGCGGCGTTGATGAGCAAGCAGGCGCGGCTGCAGGGCCTGATTGTCGGCAGCCGGCGCGAACAGCAGGATTTCGTGCGCGCGCTGGAAACCAGCGGGATCAAGCCCGTCGTCGACCGCCGCTTCCCGCTCGATCAACTCGCCGACGCGTTCCGGATGCAGCAAGGCGGCGAGCATTTCGGCAAGATCGGGATCGAGTGGTAA